A part of Arachis hypogaea cultivar Tifrunner chromosome 12, arahy.Tifrunner.gnm2.J5K5, whole genome shotgun sequence genomic DNA contains:
- the LOC112730554 gene encoding uncharacterized protein, translating to MKPAAHAFKVVQVQLGFLFDVLYTKASIIYTKKGLFLRLVSALSITCAVVAFILVIHGDNAYSRVDVDITYVLFIGAIFLELYAFFAITLSDWTMCWLTKRERRSCLLNLMYSSISRFRSILSGSKDKLYMSQLSLMDLCSKETTRSCIEDYLFSKILPLEFNLLRNERVEEVDTDMKEVIFKELIEAIQYGKNQDERNSLAETVLTGHVITEIVYHSTSPSPGEEGKRKRETCKKISDYLFYILLQHPSMLPPWIGGIEYIQDTINHAQELCHHAKSPAQAAQILMQYVNTKHDGLKNRKSLLYAFSNEDKPSFADLDELHGFWLNILISGSHAQQLPSGGEFLTHVSLLMTDHFLSEILSGNQTSDSDDGSEEREVRMRDGQEP from the coding sequence ATGAAACCAGCAGCCCATGCCTTTAAAGTGGTGCAAGTGCAACTTGGGTTTTTATTTGATGTGCTCTACACAAAGGCCTCTATAATTTATACCAAAAAAGGTCTCTTTCTAAGATTGGTGAGTGCTTTATCCATAACATGTGCAGTGGTTGCATTCATTCTTGTGATTCATGGTGATAATGCCTACTCAAGGGTTGATGTTGATATAACATATGTTTTGTTTATTGGGGCAATCTTTCTTGAGCTTTATGCATTTTTTGCCATTACTTTGTCTGATTGGACAATGTGTTGGCTAACCAAAAGAGAGAGGAGGAGTTGTTTGCTAAACTTAATGTACTCTTCCATTTCTCGCTTTCGATCAATTTTATCAGGCAGTAAAGACAAGTTATACATGAGTCAACTCAGCCTGATGGATCTTTGCTCAAAAGAGACAACCAGATCTTGCATTGAAGACTACTTGTTCAGCAAAATCTTACCCTTGGAATTTAATCTGCTCCGTAATGAGCGAGTGGAAGAGGTGGATACCGATATGAAAGAAGTTATATTTAAAGAACTAATAGAAGCTATTCAATATGGTAAGAATCAAGATGAAAGGAATAGTTTAGCAGAAACTGTGCTTACAGGTCATGTTATAACAGAGATTGTGTACCACTCCACTAGTCCTAGTCCTGGTGAGGAAGGCAAACGCAAACGTGAAACATGCAAGAAGATATCTGATTATCTATTCTATATATTGCTTCAACACCCTTCCATGTTGCCTCCATGGATTGGTGGTATTGAATATATCCAAGACACCATCAATCATGCCCAAGAGTTATGTCATCATGCAAAGTCTCCTGCTCAAGCTGCTCAAATTCTAATGCAATATGTGAATACGAAACATGATGGACTGAAAAATCGCAAGTCACTGTTATATGCATTTTCCAATGAAGATAAGCCAAGTTTTGCAGACTTGGATGAGCTACATGGTTTCTGGTTAAATATCTTGATCTCCGGTTCACATGCTCAACAACTACCAAGTGGAGGGGAATTCCTTACTCATGTTAGTCTTCTCATGACGGATCATTTTCTAAGTGAAATCTTGTCGGGAAATCAAACTTCAGACAGCGATGATGGCTCCGAGGAAAGAGAGGTGCGGATGAGGGATGGGCAAGagccataa